Genomic window (Sulfurimonas sp.):
AGTTACCATGTTTGAGCTTATCGCTAAACCTATGCCTACATTGTTTCCTGTTTTAGAAATGATTGCTGAATTTATTCCTATGAGATGTCCTGCTGAGTTTATGAGAGCACCACCAGAATTTCCAGGGTTTATAGATGCATCTGTTTGTATAAAATCTTCATACTCAACTATACCAACACTACTTCTGCCTGTTGCTGAAACGATGCCTTGAGTTATAGTTTCACCAACACCAAAAGGGTTTCCAAGAGCAAAAACAATATCTCCAATCCTTACCTTGTCCGAGTTATAAAAAGTAACAGCATTTAGCTCTTTTGCATCTATCTTTATGATGGCTATATCGCTTTTCGCATCTGTACCTATAAGTTTTGCGGTGTATTCTTTTTTATCTTTTGAGATGATAACTTTAATTACATCTGCTCCAGCTACAACATGATTATTGGTAACGATGTAACCGTCTTTCGTGATTATAACACCACTTCCCATAGCAGCTTGTGGCATCATGTTTTGTCTTCTTAAAAAAGGATTGCCATACGCACCCCCACTTTTTATGGTTCTTTGAGTTGAGATACTAACAACACTTGATCTAACATCTTTTAAAATGTTGTTATATGAAAGTATATAATTTTGGCTTGTTGGATTTTTTCTTTTAAAATCTTGCTCGGCAAATTTAAACTCTACGCTATCTTTTGCTTGAAGTAGGCTAATAGTAACTAAACAGATTAATAATAACTTTTTCATCTTGTATCCTTAAGAAGGTTTATGATAGTTTATAATTTAATTGTTTACAAATTACTAATGTACGCCTAATGAATAGTTAATGGTAACTAGATTGAAGCAGTTGTTATTATTCTTTCCTAAATGATTTGATACTTTCACTCATACCAAAATCAGGATGGTTTTTAGCATTTAAAATTGTTTGAGCAATTTTGTTGTTGTCATTGTTAACAATAATAGGAGCTATGAAATTTACAGTAGAATTTTCTAGTGGGTTTTGTATAACAACAATGTTATAAACACTAACATTTGATTTTTCATTAATGTCTAAAAGAACTTTTATATCTGATGGCAAATCAAAAGAGTATTCTCTAAGAACATAAGGGTTAGCTATTGTAAAAGATATCTCTTTATTGTCACAGTCTTGCATCGTTGCAAACAGTTCATCTACTTTGTGTATTTCAAGATTTAGAGTATTGTCAAATCCATAAATATTTCCTTTAACTTCATACTTTTGCATTTTTTTTCCTTGCGTTAGTTTGTTAGAATAAACCTTCTTCATATTTTATACTAGAAGAGATTATATAAAAAAGAGCATCTTTTACACTGCTTAAGTTATTATAATTATTTATACTTAAAACAAAATAATTATCTTGAAAAAAGAGTGTTAAACCTTCACTCATATCAACAAGTGAGAGTTTTGAGTTGTTAATGAGTTTGGCATCTGTAATATTAGAAAACTCTAAACTTATGCTTAACCAGTCAAAGCCTCTAGCGCTATCTTGAGCAGCTATAACAACTTGTATAACTGTTGGGGAGATAGCCTCCATAGAACGAATCTCAGCATCTACAAAATCACCAAATCTTTTTAAGAAATTTGGTAATTCTGTTGAGAGTAAAGGCTTCATGCTATTGACAACCTACACATTCCATACTTCTGTCTTCAACATCATTTGCAATTTCTGGCGATTGTGAACGAAGATAGTAAGTTGATTTAAGACCTAGCTTCCAAGCTAACATATAAATCTCATTTAGGTATTTTCCACTAGCTTTATCAAGAGTTATAAAGATGTTTAAGCTTTGACCTTGGTCTATCCATTTTTGTCTAATTGCTGCTGCTTTTATAAGTAGAGTTTGGTTTAAATCGTAAGCAGGAGTATAATATGCCCAAGTCTCAGGAGAAAGCCTAGGAGCAACAACAGGAATAAGACCACTTAAATTTTCTTCAAACCATTTTCTTTTAAATACAGGCTCAATCGCTTGAGTAGTTCCCGTTAAAATAGAGATAGAACTCGTAGGTGCGATAGCCATAAGATAACCATTTCTCATACCTTGTCGTTTAACCTTTGCGCGTAATTCATCCCACTCATAGCTAGATGCAAAAAGTCCACCTCTATCAACAAGGTTAATAACCTCGGCATTTGCATGATCCATAGGCATAATACCTTTGCTCCAGTGTGAATCTTCAAACTCAGGATAGCTACCTTTTTCTTTTGCTAAATCACATGAAGCGGAAATAGCGTTAAAACTAACAGCTTCCATAACTTCATCTACCTTATCGAAATGTTCTTGACTTCCCCAAGTGATACCTTGTTCTGCTAGCATCTGAGCTTCACCCATAACACCAAGACCGATAGAACGACTTTTCATGTTAGTTCTTTTTACTTTTTCAACTGGGTAAAAGTTTAAATCTATAACATTATCTAAACATCTAATTGCTATTGGAACTATTCTGTTGATATCTTCTTTTGTATTTATACGAGAAAGGTTTACAGAGGCTAAGTTACACACAGCAGTATCGCCGTTGATTTTTTCTTTTTCTACTACATAGATAGCTTGACCACCAAGTGAGTCAAGAGCAGTTACTTTTTTCGCAGGTTTTTCCATTCCACTATCTACTTTTACTATTTCATCTTCTTCATAAGAGATACTGTTTCCATCTTCAAAAATGAACTTTATTTTATAATGATTTGGTTTTGTATTTTGAAAAATCTCAGTACAAAGGTTTGAACTTCTTATAACACCAGTATGTCCATTTGGATTTGCTCTGTTAGCGTTATCTTTAAAACAAAGGAAAGGTGAACCTGTTTCAAAGTAAGATGTTAGTATCTTTTTCCATAAGTTTTTAGCTTTGATTTTTTCTTTTATAATGCTTTCATCTTCTTCTAACTCTATATAACGCTTGTTAAATTCATCTCCGTAAAGTGTTGCAAGTTCTCTAACATCATAAGGGTCAAAAAGAGTCCAGATAGCATCTTCTTGGACTCTTTGCATAAACAAGTCATTTAACCACATTGCAGGAAATAGGTCATGCGCACGACGACGCTCTTCTCCAGAGTTTTTCTTCAAGTCTAAAAAGTCATTTATATCTATGTGCCAAGGTTCCATATAAACAGCGATAGCACCTTTTCTAGTCCCTAGTTGGTCAACTGCTATGGCAATATCATTTGTAATCTTTAAAAAAGGAACAGTTCCGCCAGCAGCATTTTTGTGCCATCAATAAATGAACCCATAGAACGGATGCCAGTCCAGTCCCAACCGATGCCTCCACCAAACTTAGAAAGCATCGCCATCTCTTGGTAAGAATCAAAGATTCCCTCTATGTTATCGGGAGTTGAACCTATGTAACAAGATGAAAGTTGATGTCTAGTTGTTCTTGCATTTGAGAGTGTTGGAGTTGCAAGCATCACCTCAAACTGAGATATCATGTTATAAAACTTTATAGCCCATTCGTGCTTATCGTCTTCTCTTTGTGCTAAGAACATAGAGATAGCCATAAACATATGCTGAGGAAGCTCTATGGGATTAGAATCTTTGTCTTTGATAATATATCTATCGTAAAGAGTTTTAACGCCAAGGTAGTTAAAAAGCATATCTCTATCAGGTTTTATATGTTTGTCTAATTTCTCAAGGTCATACGAATCACCAAGACCTTGAAGAAGTCTTCCCTCTTTTTCCCCTCTTTTAAAATACTTTTCTAATGAAGAATAACCAGAATGGCCATTTACTTGATGGTACAAGTTAAACATAAAGAGTCTAGATGCTACAAAAGTCCA
Coding sequences:
- the fliW gene encoding flagellar assembly protein FliW; this encodes MQKYEVKGNIYGFDNTLNLEIHKVDELFATMQDCDNKEISFTIANPYVLREYSFDLPSDIKVLLDINEKSNVSVYNIVVIQNPLENSTVNFIAPIIVNNDNNKIAQTILNAKNHPDFGMSESIKSFRKE
- a CDS encoding trypsin-like peptidase domain-containing protein, giving the protein MKKLLLICLVTISLLQAKDSVEFKFAEQDFKRKNPTSQNYILSYNNILKDVRSSVVSISTQRTIKSGGAYGNPFLRRQNMMPQAAMGSGVIITKDGYIVTNNHVVAGADVIKVIISKDKKEYTAKLIGTDAKSDIAIIKIDAKELNAVTFYNSDKVRIGDIVFALGNPFGVGETITQGIVSATGRSSVGIVEYEDFIQTDASINPGNSGGALINSAGHLIGINSAIISKTGNNVGIGLAISSNMVTSIATQLINKGKYTRAYLGVGISDVSEDMKSFYNNKLGALVISIEDNTPAAKAGLKRGDLIISVNGKDIQSGSELKNIIGSYPPSQVVNIKFLRNKEIDIVNVKLGSLEKQASSGGLTYKGVTVISMSSQLQKLLKINANIDGGVLIKEVKEGSQAQKIGLMRDDIIVQIENNEIKTIDDFKSATSSNERKRIYIFRRGSIFAIVL